A section of the Pedobacter sp. HDW13 genome encodes:
- the fucP gene encoding L-fucose:H+ symporter permease — protein sequence MSHSTSTNFTTSDTAKSGKGYLFPLILVTSLFFFWGFVHNLDPVLIPHLRKAFQLSVFESTLVDSSVFIAYFLLALPAGYIMRKYGYKSGIIVGLILFAVGCLLFIPAANTAKYIFFLGALFIIACGLTFLETAANPYVTVLGPPETATQRLNFSQSFNGLAAFLGPIVGGKLIFTESTYTDEQLAKMLPAAKQAYVLQEASTVKAPYLILGILIIVVAILFIFTKLPDIKEEEHADEKSTFGHVLGHSHLRWAIIGQFFYVGAQVCVMSMFISFITSSAGITLAKASLYTSAAGLAFLAGRFIGTIFMKFVAPHKLLMLYALISAVLTLVSIFATGMITVYALIGVAFFMSIMFPTIFSLGIAGLGKDTKLGSSLIVMSIVGGAFLPPVLGLISDATHNIQYGYVVPFVCFLVVFYFGWKGWKPNHVEKEVTLAA from the coding sequence ATGAGCCACAGCACATCAACGAATTTCACAACATCCGATACGGCAAAGAGCGGTAAAGGATATCTTTTCCCGTTAATTTTAGTCACCAGCCTGTTCTTTTTCTGGGGCTTTGTTCACAATCTCGATCCGGTATTGATTCCGCACCTGCGTAAAGCTTTTCAGCTCAGCGTTTTCGAATCTACCCTGGTCGATTCGTCGGTTTTTATTGCCTATTTCTTACTGGCATTACCAGCGGGCTATATTATGCGCAAATACGGCTATAAAAGTGGTATTATTGTGGGACTGATATTATTTGCTGTTGGTTGCTTATTATTTATACCGGCTGCCAATACCGCCAAATACATCTTTTTCCTGGGTGCACTTTTCATTATCGCCTGTGGATTAACCTTTTTAGAAACTGCAGCAAACCCTTATGTAACGGTATTGGGGCCGCCAGAAACAGCTACCCAGCGTTTAAATTTTTCGCAATCTTTTAATGGTTTGGCTGCATTTTTAGGCCCGATTGTAGGTGGTAAACTTATTTTCACCGAATCTACCTATACCGATGAGCAATTGGCTAAAATGTTGCCAGCAGCCAAACAAGCCTATGTGTTGCAGGAAGCCTCGACTGTAAAAGCGCCCTATTTAATTTTAGGCATCCTGATTATTGTAGTGGCCATTCTATTTATTTTCACCAAACTCCCTGATATTAAAGAAGAAGAGCATGCTGACGAAAAAAGCACTTTTGGCCATGTATTGGGTCACAGTCATTTGCGCTGGGCCATTATTGGGCAGTTTTTTTATGTAGGCGCCCAGGTTTGTGTAATGAGTATGTTTATCAGTTTCATTACCTCATCGGCTGGCATTACGCTGGCAAAAGCATCATTGTATACAAGTGCTGCAGGCCTTGCATTTTTGGCGGGTAGATTCATAGGCACAATTTTCATGAAATTTGTAGCACCGCATAAACTGTTAATGCTTTACGCCTTAATCAGCGCCGTATTAACCTTAGTATCTATTTTTGCCACAGGCATGATTACCGTTTACGCCTTAATTGGAGTTGCATTCTTCATGTCGATTATGTTCCCAACCATATTTTCATTGGGTATTGCCGGTTTGGGCAAAGATACCAAACTGGGTTCTTCACTTATTGTAATGTCGATTGTGGGTGGTGCCTTTTTACCACCAGTATTGGGATTAATTTCTGATGCTACCCACAATATCCAATACGGTTATGTAGTACCTTTTGTATGCTTTTTGGTGGTATTCTATTTTGGTTGGAAAGGATGGAAACCCAATCACGTTGAAAAAGAAGTGACTTTAGCAGCTTAA
- a CDS encoding AraC family transcriptional regulator, whose product MKPHLLNVSTNSVDSFSARRDIMPDVNNLWHYHSALELIYIKKGRGTQFIGDSIKNFNDGDVVLLGSNLPHYWRFDPEFFETSDGEPVDVYAVHFKEEFLGKDFLNLPENQEIKRIFAQAKQGIKLQGAAKEKIAVLMPQIIEATGTMRIIRLLEVLTVIANCSEKNILVSLGFKPNFLENEKDRIQSIYNYTISNYKKKIELKEIAAVAKISPNSFCKFFKTKSRKTYTQFLNEIRVGQACKLLIENDLTVKEICYDCGFYNFTSFHKYFREITGKSPLKYQQAFSKQ is encoded by the coding sequence ATGAAACCGCATTTACTTAATGTATCTACTAATTCGGTAGATTCTTTTAGTGCCCGAAGGGATATTATGCCAGATGTAAACAACCTGTGGCATTATCATTCTGCCTTAGAGTTAATTTATATCAAAAAAGGGCGGGGGACACAATTTATTGGCGACAGCATTAAAAATTTTAATGATGGCGATGTTGTTTTACTCGGAAGTAATTTGCCGCATTACTGGCGCTTTGATCCGGAGTTTTTCGAAACTAGCGATGGGGAACCGGTTGATGTTTATGCCGTACATTTTAAGGAAGAGTTTTTGGGTAAGGATTTTCTTAACCTGCCCGAGAACCAGGAAATAAAAAGAATTTTTGCCCAGGCAAAGCAGGGGATTAAACTACAAGGAGCTGCCAAAGAGAAAATTGCGGTTTTGATGCCTCAGATAATCGAAGCTACAGGCACCATGAGGATTATCAGGTTGCTGGAGGTGTTAACGGTAATTGCCAATTGCAGTGAAAAAAACATTCTGGTTTCTCTTGGCTTTAAACCTAATTTTCTGGAGAACGAAAAAGACCGCATCCAATCTATTTATAATTATACCATCAGCAACTACAAAAAGAAAATCGAACTAAAAGAAATTGCGGCCGTGGCTAAGATTAGTCCGAACTCTTTTTGTAAATTCTTTAAAACCAAAAGTAGAAAAACCTACACCCAGTTTCTTAACGAGATCAGGGTGGGGCAGGCTTGTAAATTGCTTATCGAAAACGATTTAACCGTGAAGGAAATCTGTTACGATTGTGGCTTTTATAACTTTACAAGTTTTCATAAATATTTCAGGGAAATAACCGGAAAATCGCCGTTAAAATATCAGCAGGCTTTTTCTAAGCAATAA
- a CDS encoding GlxA family transcriptional regulator, protein MIQVGVLMPKNFRLLSIAAILDVFDTVNGFYRKDNLETPFAISLVTLDDKNYNFSEHPSISIENVLPLDLILIPSFSTNDMAASIAENRHYLPWLNLQHRKGAEIATFCTGAFLLAASGLLNGRAATTHVDACTAFSTAFPLVHLKADKTVTQDGKLFTSGGATSTFHLLLHLLQIHCGKEMAIKVAKIFAIDMDRVNQLYFSTFQPIRHHNDDIVASAQEKIENNYQDVATIEEMIKDIPSSRRNIVRRFKQVIGITPIEYLQQTRIEAAKKLLEQTAQQMTEVIYNSGYNDPKAFRKVFRKSVGMTPTQYRDKFQAR, encoded by the coding sequence ATGATACAAGTTGGTGTATTAATGCCCAAGAACTTCAGGTTATTGAGTATAGCTGCCATTTTAGACGTTTTTGATACCGTAAATGGCTTTTACAGAAAAGATAATCTTGAAACACCTTTTGCCATTAGTTTAGTTACACTGGATGACAAAAACTACAATTTTAGCGAGCATCCGTCTATTTCGATAGAAAATGTACTGCCGCTTGATTTGATTTTGATTCCATCTTTTTCTACCAACGATATGGCAGCAAGTATTGCAGAAAACAGGCATTACCTGCCATGGCTAAATTTACAACATCGTAAGGGGGCAGAAATTGCCACATTTTGCACAGGTGCATTTTTGCTTGCAGCATCGGGTCTGCTAAATGGCAGGGCAGCTACAACACATGTCGATGCTTGCACGGCATTTTCTACCGCATTCCCTTTGGTGCATTTAAAGGCCGATAAAACGGTAACACAAGATGGCAAACTGTTTACCAGTGGTGGGGCAACTTCTACTTTCCACCTGTTGCTGCACCTCTTACAAATCCATTGCGGAAAAGAAATGGCTATTAAAGTTGCTAAAATTTTTGCCATTGATATGGACCGTGTAAACCAATTGTATTTTAGCACTTTTCAGCCTATACGGCACCATAACGATGATATTGTAGCCTCTGCACAGGAAAAAATAGAAAATAATTACCAGGATGTGGCCACCATTGAAGAGATGATTAAAGATATTCCATCAAGCAGAAGGAACATTGTGCGTCGCTTTAAGCAGGTAATTGGCATTACGCCTATTGAGTACCTGCAACAAACGCGTATAGAAGCCGCAAAAAAATTACTGGAGCAAACGGCACAGCAAATGACTGAGGTAATTTATAACTCTGGCTACAACGATCCTAAAGCTTTCAGAAAAGTATTTAGAAAATCGGTTGGTATGACACCTACCCAATACCGCGATAAATTTCAGGCGAGGTAA
- a CDS encoding DinB family protein: protein MKTKPISNRMYGIMVLYEMQTDFLLRALAGIDEKDALKRLDTKANHLAWITGSVVDGRYFLAKYFGIELKSATGELFVDHKGIIDDAVYPSLADFKTDWAQISPLLQDALTKATDEKLDEQLEMPGMEMTLYEMISFNTYREANCIGQIALWRRLLNYPGMNYM, encoded by the coding sequence ATGAAAACAAAACCAATAAGTAACAGGATGTATGGCATTATGGTGTTGTACGAAATGCAAACCGATTTTTTATTAAGGGCTTTGGCTGGAATTGATGAAAAAGATGCCCTGAAAAGATTAGATACCAAGGCTAACCACCTCGCCTGGATAACCGGTAGTGTGGTAGATGGCAGGTATTTCCTGGCTAAATATTTTGGCATTGAGCTTAAATCAGCAACGGGCGAACTTTTTGTCGATCATAAAGGGATTATAGATGATGCAGTTTACCCTTCTTTAGCAGATTTTAAGACAGACTGGGCACAGATTTCGCCTTTATTACAGGATGCACTTACCAAGGCTACAGATGAAAAGCTCGACGAGCAATTAGAAATGCCAGGCATGGAAATGACCCTTTATGAGATGATCAGTTTTAATACCTACCGCGAAGCCAATTGCATCGGGCAAATTGCACTCTGGCGCAGGCTGCTCAATTATCCTGGAATGAATTATATGTAA